A window of the Narcine bancroftii isolate sNarBan1 chromosome 4, sNarBan1.hap1, whole genome shotgun sequence genome harbors these coding sequences:
- the mtrfr gene encoding mitochondrial translation release factor in rescue isoform X1, translating into MPRGGQRLRKDWQLNHPHPRTEQTKRKHNQFSFSQSLRTHPICIQRWNSAKRFLDTQHTTFFPIAKKKGFLELPIVPEDDLDEQFVRGHGPGGQATNKTSNCVVLKHVPSGIVVKCHQTRSLDQNRKIARTILQEKLDVYYKGINSEIVKQKEEQQWKKREKKKKAKDNLERKRQFKELLKES; encoded by the exons ATGCCACGAGGTGGCCAACGACTTCGGAAAGATTGGCAGttaaaccacccccacccccgaacagaacaaacaaaaagaaaacataATCAATTCAG CTTCTCTCAATCATTGAGAACACACCCAATTTGTATACAGCGATGGAATTCAGCAAAGCGATTTCTGGATACCCAACACACTACCTTCTTTCCGATTGCTAAGAAAAAGGGCTTTCTAGAACTGCCTATTGTGCCTGAAGATGATTTAGATGAACAGTTTGTCCGGGGACACGGCCCAGGAGGTCAAGCTACCAACAAGACCAGCAACTGTGTTGTGCTCAAACATGTTCCATCTGGAAttgtagtcaag TGCCATCAAACCAGATCATTGGATCAGAACAGAAAAATAGCCAGAACAATTTTACAAGAAAAACTTGATGTCTATTACAAAGGAATAAACAGTGAAATTGTGAAGCAAAAAGAAGAACAACAGTGGAAAAAacgagagaagaaaaagaaagcaaaagaTAATTTGGAGAGGAAAAGACAATTTAAAGAACTTTTAAAAGAATCCTAA
- the mtrfr gene encoding mitochondrial translation release factor in rescue isoform X2 produces MVSSILYSFSQSLRTHPICIQRWNSAKRFLDTQHTTFFPIAKKKGFLELPIVPEDDLDEQFVRGHGPGGQATNKTSNCVVLKHVPSGIVVKCHQTRSLDQNRKIARTILQEKLDVYYKGINSEIVKQKEEQQWKKREKKKKAKDNLERKRQFKELLKES; encoded by the exons ATGGTTTCCTCCATTCTATACAGCTTCTCTCAATCATTGAGAACACACCCAATTTGTATACAGCGATGGAATTCAGCAAAGCGATTTCTGGATACCCAACACACTACCTTCTTTCCGATTGCTAAGAAAAAGGGCTTTCTAGAACTGCCTATTGTGCCTGAAGATGATTTAGATGAACAGTTTGTCCGGGGACACGGCCCAGGAGGTCAAGCTACCAACAAGACCAGCAACTGTGTTGTGCTCAAACATGTTCCATCTGGAAttgtagtcaag TGCCATCAAACCAGATCATTGGATCAGAACAGAAAAATAGCCAGAACAATTTTACAAGAAAAACTTGATGTCTATTACAAAGGAATAAACAGTGAAATTGTGAAGCAAAAAGAAGAACAACAGTGGAAAAAacgagagaagaaaaagaaagcaaaagaTAATTTGGAGAGGAAAAGACAATTTAAAGAACTTTTAAAAGAATCCTAA